The nucleotide window GTCTTGGCTGCTCCCGTCATGCCATAGCCCGGCTTGGTCGGCGTCTGATTTGCCGAGATCGATGCCATATCGAGCTTCGCAAACGGGTTTTCACGAGACATGGGTAGCCTCCGGGGTTGCCGTCAACGCCGATAAGTCACTGACGTCGTTTAACAAAACGATAAAAAAAACGGCTGACAAGTGTCTCATTTTCTCCCCCAGACGCCGTGGATGAGGTCAACGATTTCCGCGTTAGCGGCGTTCAAGCTTTCCTTGGCCCTGTCATAGGTCGCTCGGACGAAGTCGCCCCGCTCAACCTCATATAAAGTCTGCTTCTTGATCGAAGCATCGGAGATCGCGGTCGACTTCAGGACGTGATTTCTCAGCATCTGCTGTGCGAACATTGATTGCATGAACCCAACCATCTGAGCCTGCGGGATATCGGTGGGCTCAAATCTTGTTATGAGGTACCGGAACCACTGAACACGCATTTCGGCGCCGGCCTCGGCAACCGGCCCCATGATCCCGCCAAGCATCATGAGGAACTGGCTCATTGACATGATGTCCAGCATCTGAGGATGGATAGTGATCAGAATTCCCGTCGAGGCCATGAGCGCAGTAATCGTCAGATAGCCCAATTGTGGAGGGCAATCGATCACGACGACGTCGTACTTGTCATCGACCTGCTTCAGAGCACTGGCAATCCGCATATAGAACAGTCGACCGTCCTCTCCCTTCTTGGAGGAGATCGCCAACGGCACGTCATACTCGTATTCCTGCAGAACCAGGTTCGCTGGTACAACGTCCAGGCCTGGAATATTGGTTGGCTGGATTACATCGCCGATTGGCTTGCGATCATCGTCAAAGCGAAGCGCCTCATAGAGAGAGGCCGTATCATCAAGTTCTGGCTGAATCCCGAAGAGGGAAGTCAGGGATGCCTGCGGATCGAGATCAACCGCCAGCACCCGATGGCCGGTGAGTGCGAGATATTGCGCCAGATGCGCGGCTGTCGTCGTCTTGCCGCTCCCGCCCTTGAAGTTAACGACCGACACGACCTGCATCGGCTCGCCCTCCTTCCGCTTGGGCACATAGTATCTCTTGTCCGATTTCTTGTTAGCCTCGAGATAATCACGAAGCTCCAGCATCTGGTCGGCCGTGTAGTATCGTCGTCCACCGATTGACTCTATCTCAGGCCCCTTGCCATCGGCATGGATCTGTCTGAGATGGGTTTGAGTTACACCCATGAAGTCAGCAGCCTCCGCAAGCTGAAACTTGCGCAGCCCCTTGCGGGCATCAGGCGGGTACTGCTGGCTGCGCAACATGTGCAACGCGCTTGAGATCTTCGCCCCTTGCTGGGCGATCTCAACATCAAATCTGTTGGGCAACGTATTGCTCATTTCGCGAACTATTTCCCGGGGTTCTTCACTTTCGAAAAAATGGCTGGAATACCATTATTTGCGAAACTATCTCCCGATTCCGTCGCGCTTGGCAAGATATTTAAGGTTAACAAAAGGTTAACGCGGCGCTCACACATTTCGGTCGAATCTCGATTCATCCATATGGATCCGTGGCTTATCGCAAAATTGCAGGCTGACGCTCATCCACCGGAAATGCAGATCTGCAGCCACGACCACACGTCTGGTCATCGTTTTCACGGCACTTAACCGCGATTCGGCAGAATCGCGTAGGTGCAGATCTGCATGTGGCCAGACGCGATTCGTGATGATTTCTGTATGCCCCAGTTCGAATCACGGAGTGGAGCATGCACATCAAGGTTGTTTCGCCGGACGTTTACGAGAAGCACTTCGGGTTGCTGACGCAAATGCATCGCCTTCGTGCCGAGGTCTTCGGATCGCGCATGGGTGGGACGTGACCGTCTTGGACGGCGAAGAGCGAGATCAGTTCGACGATCTTGCACCGACTTACATCCTTGCCGTCGATAACGAGCACCGGGTCGCCGGCTGTGCCCGCCTTCTCCCAGCATCAGGCCCGACCATGCTCACGGTTACATTCCCGGCATTGCTGGCTGACAGCTCACTCATCGCCCATTCCGGCCTGGTCGAGAGCTCACGCTTCTGCGTCGACACGGCGTACGAGGCGGGGAAGGGAGGCGGCCAACTGCATTCGGCCACGCTCGCTATGTTCGCTGGGATCATCGAGTGGTCGATGGCGAACGGCTACAAGGAGATTGTCACGGCGACTGACCTTCGCTTCGAGCGTATTCTGAAGCGAGCCGGATGGCCGATGAGGCGCCTCGGCGAACCGGCGCCGATCGGCAACACGATCGCTGTCGCCGGCAGCCTCCCGGCCGACCGGGCAAGTTTCGAGCGTCTGCGGCCGCGGGGCTATCGCTCTGACATCTCTCCAAACGACGGCGCGTCAGTCAGGAGCGCGGCGTGACCCAGCTCCAATCTCACTTCCGTTTGGTGCGCAAGCTCCAGGACGCGCTTGGCGATCAGCTTTGCTTCGCGCTCGACGATGCGAGTGTTGTCGAGATCATGCTGAACCCGGACGGGCGGCTGTTTATCGAGCGTCTGGGCCACGGCATCGCGCCGGCCGGAGAGATGACGTCGGCTGCGGCAGAGGTCGTCATCGGTAGCGTGGCGCATGCGCTGCAATCCGAGGCCGACCACGATCAGCCGATCATATCCGGCGAATTGCCGATCGGCGGCCATCGTTTCGAGGGCCTGCTGCCGCCCGTGGTGTCGGCGCCGACTTTCACGATCCGCCGGCGCGCCTCGCGACTGATTGCGCTCGACGATTACGTCAAGTCGAAGGTGATGACCGAAGCCCAGGCCTCGGTCCTCAGGAGCGCGATCTCGAACCGCTTGAACATCGTCATCTCCGGCGGCACGGGGTCCGGCAAGACGACGCTCGCCAATGCGGTGATTGCCGAAATCGTAGCAACCGCGCCTGAGGATCGTATGGTGATCCTGGAGGACACTGCCGAGATCCAATGCGCGGCGGAGAACGCGGTCTCACTGCACACCAGCGACAGCGTCGACATGGCAAGGC belongs to Rhizobium sp. BT03 and includes:
- the repA gene encoding plasmid partitioning protein RepA — its product is MSNTLPNRFDVEIAQQGAKISSALHMLRSQQYPPDARKGLRKFQLAEAADFMGVTQTHLRQIHADGKGPEIESIGGRRYYTADQMLELRDYLEANKKSDKRYYVPKRKEGEPMQVVSVVNFKGGSGKTTTAAHLAQYLALTGHRVLAVDLDPQASLTSLFGIQPELDDTASLYEALRFDDDRKPIGDVIQPTNIPGLDVVPANLVLQEYEYDVPLAISSKKGEDGRLFYMRIASALKQVDDKYDVVVIDCPPQLGYLTITALMASTGILITIHPQMLDIMSMSQFLMMLGGIMGPVAEAGAEMRVQWFRYLITRFEPTDIPQAQMVGFMQSMFAQQMLRNHVLKSTAISDASIKKQTLYEVERGDFVRATYDRAKESLNAANAEIVDLIHGVWGRK
- the trbB gene encoding P-type conjugative transfer ATPase TrbB, whose amino-acid sequence is MTQLQSHFRLVRKLQDALGDQLCFALDDASVVEIMLNPDGRLFIERLGHGIAPAGEMTSAAAEVVIGSVAHALQSEADHDQPIISGELPIGGHRFEGLLPPVVSAPTFTIRRRASRLIALDDYVKSKVMTEAQASVLRSAISNRLNIVISGGTGSGKTTLANAVIAEIVATAPEDRMVILEDTAEIQCAAENAVSLHTSDSVDMARLLKSTMRLRPDRIIVGEVRDGAALTLLKAWNTGHPGGVTTVHSNTAMSALRRLEQLTAEASQQPMREVIGEAVDLVVSIERTGRGRRVRDVINVEGFKNSTYQTEHYAQIDEDSHAA